The genomic DNA AAATAATAAAAATGTGCGCACCTTTGGTAGCCATCTTTTCATAGCTTAATCAAACCCCTCTTTCAAAGTTAGTAATAAATAATTCCTATTGAGTAAGTATTACTTTCAAATTAATAAAAGTAGACTTTTACTAATAGAAAGTACGATCTAGTTGTGTCCATAAGGTTAGCTTACGAACACAACTAGATAAAATTCCTTCTATATATAATTTCTGTTGAGAAAGAATTACCTAAAGTAATTGTGTAGTACTAATAAACTAAATAGTTACGATAACCATTGCTACAAACAGAATGGTCAAATAGTTAAGTGAGTATACAAACATGAACTTAGCCCACTTAATGTCATCCTTCATTTTAAAACCATATAGACCAATTATTAGCCACCCTAAGTTTAGAAGAGTAGCAAGAATCATAAATGGTATTCCAAGTGAAAAGAGATAAAAAGGAAGAGGTAGCAAACATGCAACCCAAATCACTATTTGTCTCTTAGTTACTGCAAATCCATGTACAACAGGTAGCATAGGAACACCTGCAGCACGATATTCTTCTACACGCTTCATAGCTAAGGCTAGAAAGTGTGGTGGCTGCCATATAAACAGAATTAAAAAGAGAATCCAAGCAACCATATGAAGATTAGGATCAACCGCAGCCCAGCCAATTAGTGGAGGTACTGCTCCTGATATACTGCCTATTACTGTATTAATTGTATATCTTCTTTTTGACCAGATTGTATATAGATAGACATAAGCTACAACCCCAATGATTCCAATCACTGCTGCTGTAACAGTCGTTAACAACAAGAAAATAGTACCAATGATTGTGAGTACAATTCCCATTACTAGTACACGTTTTGGGTCGACTGTACCCGTAACGGTTGGACGTGATTTTGTTCTTTCCATATAAGGATCAATATCTCGGTCTATATAGTTATTTAAACTACAGGAACCCGCGATAACCAATGAAGAACCAATTAATGTAAAAAGGACAATGTCTAAATTATCTAGAAAAGCCATCCCTGAAAAATGAAGGGCTAACCAAAGGCCAGTAAAGGTAGTAATCGCATTAGAATTAACAA from Cytobacillus luteolus includes the following:
- the cyoE gene encoding heme o synthase; translation: MSNTRAVDDNELQDQTSSHYINKRSAYKDFLALIKIGIVNSNAITTFTGLWLALHFSGMAFLDNLDIVLFTLIGSSLVIAGSCSLNNYIDRDIDPYMERTKSRPTVTGTVDPKRVLVMGIVLTIIGTIFLLLTTVTAAVIGIIGVVAYVYLYTIWSKRRYTINTVIGSISGAVPPLIGWAAVDPNLHMVAWILFLILFIWQPPHFLALAMKRVEEYRAAGVPMLPVVHGFAVTKRQIVIWVACLLPLPFYLFSLGIPFMILATLLNLGWLIIGLYGFKMKDDIKWAKFMFVYSLNYLTILFVAMVIVTI